In the genome of Nitrospira japonica, one region contains:
- the dnaK gene encoding molecular chaperone DnaK, whose protein sequence is MARIVGIDLGTTNSLIAYMKDGRPCVIPGRNGRTMVPSVIALTDNGLIVGDAAKEYLTRSSERTVYSVKRFMGKGLADVQEELAYFPYSVSEQGGVIRIKMGEKTYSPPQISAMVLKELKARAEAHLGESITKAVITVPAYFNDSQRQATKDAGMIAGLEVLRIINEPTAASLAYGLQEKTQGTIAVYDLGGGTFDISILKLKNGIFEVLATNGDTHLGGDDLDRAILDSFVADIRKIHGIDLGTHPDHLQAARLEAERAKITLSDATTTSVSIELPDDKGIYRSELTRDQLESLTMRIVDRTLSPCRMALKDAGLSPAEIDEVVLVGGSTRMPLVRQRVEALFGKPPHCDLNPDEVVALGAAVQGDILGGGTTDMLLLDVTPLSLGIETMGGVMSSLIRRNTTIPANAKEMFTTYVDGQTGVDIHILQGERELVKDNRSLARFRLKVPPLPAGVPRIEVTFLIDANGILNVTAKDMRTGQSQSIEVKPSYGLSDQEVEHMIEDSFKFAMDDVNARKLIEARLDAGALITTTEKSLEEGAALISPEEAATVRTAVSNLAGAKDGSDPKVIRGKMAELEQAAKNLTVVLLNHSLKRGLQGKKVSEVT, encoded by the coding sequence ATGGCACGAATCGTCGGCATCGATCTCGGAACCACCAACTCGCTGATTGCCTACATGAAGGACGGGCGGCCTTGTGTCATTCCGGGCCGCAACGGCCGTACGATGGTCCCCTCCGTCATCGCCCTTACCGATAACGGCCTCATCGTCGGCGATGCCGCGAAGGAATACTTGACGCGCAGCTCCGAGCGAACCGTGTATTCCGTGAAGCGTTTCATGGGCAAGGGACTGGCGGACGTCCAGGAGGAATTGGCCTATTTCCCCTATTCCGTGAGCGAGCAGGGCGGTGTGATCCGGATCAAAATGGGCGAAAAAACCTATTCGCCTCCGCAGATTTCGGCGATGGTGCTCAAAGAGCTGAAGGCACGGGCCGAGGCGCATCTCGGCGAAAGCATCACCAAGGCGGTCATTACCGTGCCGGCCTATTTCAACGACAGCCAGAGACAGGCCACAAAAGACGCGGGCATGATCGCCGGCCTGGAGGTTCTGCGGATCATCAATGAACCCACGGCCGCCTCGTTGGCCTATGGGCTGCAAGAGAAAACCCAGGGTACGATCGCGGTCTACGATCTCGGCGGCGGCACCTTCGACATCTCGATCCTCAAATTGAAGAACGGGATCTTCGAGGTCTTGGCCACCAACGGGGACACGCACTTGGGAGGCGACGATCTCGATCGCGCGATCCTCGATTCCTTCGTTGCAGACATCCGGAAGATCCACGGCATCGACCTGGGAACCCACCCGGACCACCTCCAAGCTGCTCGGCTCGAAGCGGAACGGGCCAAGATTACGCTGTCGGATGCGACGACTACCTCCGTATCCATCGAGCTGCCGGACGACAAGGGTATCTATCGGAGCGAGCTGACCCGCGATCAACTGGAATCTCTCACGATGCGCATTGTGGATCGCACGCTGTCGCCCTGTCGCATGGCGCTGAAGGATGCCGGGCTGTCGCCGGCAGAGATCGATGAGGTCGTCCTGGTCGGCGGATCCACCCGTATGCCGCTGGTCCGCCAACGGGTCGAAGCGTTGTTCGGCAAACCACCGCACTGCGACTTGAATCCCGACGAGGTCGTCGCGCTCGGCGCAGCCGTGCAGGGGGACATTCTGGGAGGGGGGACGACCGACATGCTGCTCCTGGACGTCACCCCCCTGTCGCTGGGCATTGAAACGATGGGCGGGGTCATGAGCAGCCTGATCCGACGGAATACCACGATTCCTGCCAATGCCAAGGAGATGTTTACGACGTACGTCGACGGACAAACGGGGGTCGACATACATATCCTGCAAGGGGAACGGGAACTCGTCAAAGACAATCGCAGCCTGGCGAGGTTTCGTCTCAAGGTTCCCCCCCTGCCGGCCGGGGTCCCGCGCATCGAAGTCACCTTCCTCATCGACGCTAACGGCATCCTGAACGTCACCGCCAAAGACATGCGGACGGGACAGAGCCAGTCCATCGAGGTCAAGCCCTCCTACGGCCTGTCCGACCAAGAGGTCGAGCACATGATCGAGGACTCATTCAAGTTTGCCATGGACGACGTCAACGCCCGCAAGCTCATCGAGGCCCGCTTGGACGCCGGCGCGCTGATCACCACCACGGAAAAATCGCTGGAAGAAGGGGCCGCGCTGATTTCACCGGAAGAAGCCGCCACGGTACGGACGGCGGTCTCGAACCTGGCGGGTGCCAAAGACGGCAGCGACCCGAAGGTGATCAGAGGGAAAATGGCCGAACTGGAGCAGGCGGCGAAGAATCTGACCGTCGTGCTGCTGAACCATTCGCTGAAACGGGGATTGCAGGGCAAGAAAGTTTCGGAAGTGACCTGA
- the iscX gene encoding Fe-S cluster assembly protein IscX, giving the protein MDLRWQDTEDIAIRLVEEHPDTDPLTVRFTDMHAWIVALPDFKDDPKKSNEKILETIQMAWHEEFKDSQA; this is encoded by the coding sequence ATGGACCTACGATGGCAGGATACGGAGGATATCGCGATTCGGCTGGTGGAAGAGCACCCCGACACGGATCCCCTCACCGTCCGCTTCACCGATATGCACGCCTGGATCGTCGCTCTGCCGGACTTCAAAGACGATCCCAAGAAATCGAACGAGAAGATTCTCGAAACGATTCAGATGGCTTGGCACGAAGAATTCAAAGATTCACAGGCCTGA
- a CDS encoding penicillin-binding protein 1A, with product MLSALGLGLAGVLAVAGLLWQYSQDLPDLNQLQNYQPSLVTQVYSSDRQLIGQFFIERRILTPLSAIPEHLRRAVIAVEDVRFFEHPGLDYIGILRAAWTNVRRGGKVEGASTITQQLARSLFLSSERTFDRKVRELVVAYKMELVSSKEQILELYLNQIYFGQGAYGVASAAQSYFGKDLSALTVAEAAFLAGLPKSPNHFSPFKNFERAKKRQEHVLFRMEEAGFLTSAERERSAAEQLNFRRPGSEQIAPYFVEYVRQMLIAKYGEAMVYKGGLKVMTTLNLEMQQAAEAAFAAGLREIDKRQGWRGPVRTVDVSSAPPAAAVGALSQPLKAGDYLEAVVVKPGKDFYFVQIGDTQARLAFDDMAWAKRRLTGPDVTKDFVVNPNPKQILKPGDVVEVAVKKIEKDAVLVQLEQTPLVEGALVAMEPGKGAIRAMVGGFDFNRSEYNRAVQAHRQPGSAFKPLIYAAALDQGMSPASVVLDAPVVYEQVEEEKTWKPENYGKRFHGMVSLRDALAQSHNLATVRLLEKVGVKNVIEFSKQVGISSPLAADLSLALGSSSVGLMELTSAYGVFLNQGNRAEPYAIFFVKDNQEKVLELAEPESQEVISKETSYLITNMMEDVVQKGTGQAAKVLGRPVAGKTGTTNDFINAWFIGGTPNLVTGVFVGFDDRRSLGETESGAHAALPIWINFMKTALKQVPVVPFVIPEGITFVKVDPSTGLLNNDPEDQPGNVEIFTKGSEPTQAAQRRLDPTDFYKLDQMAEGSQ from the coding sequence TTGCTGAGTGCACTTGGGCTGGGGTTGGCGGGGGTGCTTGCCGTTGCAGGTTTGCTCTGGCAGTACTCCCAGGACCTGCCGGACCTGAATCAGCTGCAGAACTATCAGCCGAGCCTCGTCACGCAGGTGTATTCGTCCGACCGCCAGCTGATCGGGCAATTCTTCATCGAACGCCGGATATTGACCCCGCTCTCGGCCATCCCGGAGCATCTCCGGCGGGCCGTCATCGCGGTCGAGGACGTCCGGTTTTTCGAACATCCGGGGTTGGACTACATCGGCATTCTACGGGCGGCCTGGACGAATGTGCGCCGCGGGGGAAAAGTTGAAGGCGCCAGCACGATCACGCAGCAGCTGGCCCGTTCGCTCTTTCTCTCCTCCGAACGGACGTTCGATCGAAAAGTACGGGAACTCGTGGTGGCGTATAAGATGGAGCTCGTGTCGTCCAAGGAACAGATCCTCGAACTCTATCTCAATCAAATCTATTTCGGCCAGGGCGCCTACGGAGTGGCCTCCGCGGCTCAGTCGTACTTCGGCAAGGATTTGTCCGCGCTGACGGTGGCGGAAGCCGCGTTTCTCGCGGGTCTTCCCAAGTCTCCGAATCATTTTTCTCCGTTCAAGAACTTCGAGCGAGCCAAAAAGCGCCAGGAGCACGTGTTGTTCCGTATGGAAGAGGCCGGATTTCTGACTTCCGCGGAACGCGAAAGATCTGCAGCGGAACAGCTGAACTTTCGACGGCCCGGCAGCGAGCAGATTGCGCCGTATTTTGTCGAGTATGTCCGCCAGATGTTGATCGCAAAGTACGGGGAAGCCATGGTCTACAAGGGCGGACTCAAGGTCATGACGACCCTGAATCTCGAGATGCAGCAGGCGGCGGAGGCCGCTTTTGCCGCGGGATTGCGCGAGATCGACAAGCGGCAGGGCTGGCGCGGGCCCGTTCGGACGGTGGATGTGTCTTCCGCGCCTCCGGCCGCGGCCGTGGGCGCATTGTCTCAGCCGCTGAAAGCGGGAGACTATCTGGAGGCCGTGGTCGTCAAACCCGGCAAGGATTTCTACTTCGTCCAGATCGGAGACACCCAGGCCCGGTTGGCGTTCGACGACATGGCCTGGGCCAAGCGGAGGCTGACGGGGCCGGATGTGACCAAAGACTTCGTCGTCAATCCCAATCCGAAGCAGATTCTCAAGCCGGGCGACGTGGTCGAGGTCGCCGTCAAAAAAATCGAAAAGGACGCCGTGCTTGTGCAGTTGGAGCAAACTCCGCTTGTCGAAGGGGCGCTGGTCGCAATGGAGCCCGGCAAGGGCGCCATTCGGGCCATGGTCGGGGGATTCGACTTCAATCGCAGCGAATACAATCGTGCGGTGCAGGCGCACCGGCAGCCCGGGTCCGCCTTCAAGCCGCTCATCTACGCGGCGGCCCTCGATCAGGGCATGAGTCCCGCCTCCGTGGTGCTGGATGCGCCCGTCGTGTACGAGCAAGTGGAAGAGGAGAAGACGTGGAAGCCGGAGAACTACGGCAAGAGATTCCACGGCATGGTGAGCCTGCGCGACGCGTTGGCGCAGTCGCACAATCTGGCGACCGTCCGCTTGTTGGAGAAAGTCGGCGTCAAGAACGTCATCGAGTTTTCCAAACAGGTCGGGATCTCCAGCCCATTGGCGGCCGACTTGTCTCTGGCCCTTGGATCTTCCTCGGTGGGTCTGATGGAATTGACCTCGGCGTACGGGGTGTTTCTCAATCAAGGCAATCGCGCCGAACCCTATGCGATCTTCTTCGTGAAGGATAATCAGGAGAAGGTGCTCGAGCTCGCGGAGCCCGAAAGCCAGGAAGTCATTTCAAAGGAAACGTCCTACCTGATCACCAACATGATGGAGGACGTCGTGCAGAAGGGGACCGGGCAGGCGGCCAAGGTGTTGGGACGCCCGGTGGCGGGAAAGACCGGCACGACCAACGATTTCATCAACGCCTGGTTCATCGGCGGCACGCCCAATCTGGTTACAGGCGTCTTCGTGGGCTTCGACGACCGCCGTTCCCTGGGTGAAACGGAATCCGGCGCTCATGCGGCGCTGCCGATCTGGATCAATTTCATGAAGACGGCGCTGAAGCAGGTGCCGGTGGTGCCGTTCGTCATCCCGGAAGGCATCACGTTCGTCAAAGTCGACCCTTCGACGGGCCTGTTGAACAACGACCCGGAGGATCAGCCCGGCAACGTGGAAATATTTACGAAAGGCAGCGAGCCGACGCAGGCGGCCCAGCGGCGGTTGGATCCGACGGATTTTTACAAGTTGGACCAGATGGCGGAAGGAAGTCAGTGA
- the typA gene encoding translational GTPase TypA: MSHSRAPHDRRNDIRNIAIIAHVDHGKTTLVDALLRQTRVHRKIEDMGERIMDSMDQERERGITIRAKNASVTYQDVKINIVDTPGHADFGGEVERTLRMVDGVLILVDAKEGPMPQTTFVLRKALALGHKAIVVINKIDRPDAVIDDVVNRTFDLFVHLNATDEQLDFPIVYTSAIKGLATLDVNKPGTDITPLLDTVLQKIPAPAVHAKAPLQILVLALAYDSYKGKMAVGKIQSGSIARRQQVVVVGKEGVQYPGRVSDLAVYSGLERTDIEQAEAGEIVAIAGLDQVNIGDTIADAEQPVALPRVTIDEPTVQMSFSVNNSPFAGREGKFLTSRHLRERLFKELETNVSLRVQETDSADRFLVAGRGELHLGVLIEQMRREGYELQVSQPEVILHRDGGKVTEPYEELTIQVPETYQGAVIEEVGKRRGEMRHMRLVHSDAGPSEMHLEYHIPTRGIMGLKNILLAKTRGTVIMHHVFKSYEAADEQDLLITPHGSLCAFEDGVSTAYALFMTQERGVMFIGPGVEVYRGMVVGENSRDEDLDVNVCKEKHLSNMRASGSDEALILTPPREMSLEFALEYIGQDELVEVTPQNLRIRKRLLNPEDRRKARKAGK; this comes from the coding sequence ATGTCGCACTCACGCGCCCCTCACGATCGACGAAACGACATCCGCAACATCGCCATCATCGCGCACGTCGATCACGGCAAGACCACGCTCGTCGACGCCCTGCTGCGGCAGACCCGGGTCCACCGCAAGATCGAAGACATGGGCGAACGCATCATGGATTCGATGGACCAGGAGCGGGAGCGCGGCATCACGATACGGGCCAAGAACGCCAGCGTGACCTATCAGGACGTGAAGATCAACATCGTCGATACGCCGGGGCACGCGGATTTCGGCGGCGAGGTGGAACGGACGCTGCGAATGGTCGACGGCGTGCTCATTCTCGTCGATGCGAAGGAAGGGCCGATGCCGCAGACGACGTTCGTCCTGCGCAAGGCGCTGGCGCTCGGCCACAAGGCCATCGTCGTCATCAACAAGATCGATCGCCCGGACGCGGTCATCGACGACGTGGTGAATCGCACGTTCGACCTGTTCGTGCACCTGAACGCCACGGACGAGCAACTCGACTTTCCCATCGTGTACACGTCCGCCATCAAGGGCCTCGCGACGCTCGACGTGAATAAACCGGGTACCGACATTACCCCCTTGCTCGACACGGTGCTCCAGAAGATTCCGGCTCCCGCCGTGCATGCCAAGGCGCCGCTTCAGATTCTGGTCTTGGCCCTGGCCTACGATTCCTACAAAGGAAAGATGGCCGTGGGGAAGATTCAGTCGGGCTCGATCGCGCGACGGCAGCAGGTGGTCGTCGTGGGCAAGGAGGGCGTGCAGTATCCCGGCAGAGTCTCCGATCTTGCGGTGTACTCGGGCCTGGAACGGACGGACATCGAACAGGCCGAAGCGGGCGAAATCGTGGCCATAGCCGGTCTCGACCAGGTCAACATCGGCGACACCATCGCGGACGCGGAACAGCCGGTGGCCCTACCGCGCGTCACCATTGACGAACCGACCGTCCAGATGAGCTTCTCAGTAAACAACAGCCCGTTCGCCGGACGCGAAGGCAAGTTCCTCACCTCGCGCCATTTACGGGAGCGGCTCTTCAAGGAGCTGGAAACCAACGTCTCGCTTCGCGTGCAGGAAACCGACAGCGCCGACCGCTTTCTCGTCGCCGGGCGCGGGGAATTGCATCTCGGGGTCTTGATCGAGCAGATGCGCAGAGAAGGATACGAATTACAGGTCAGCCAACCCGAGGTCATTCTTCACCGCGATGGGGGCAAGGTGACCGAGCCTTACGAAGAGCTGACGATCCAGGTGCCGGAAACTTACCAGGGCGCGGTCATCGAAGAAGTGGGTAAGCGCCGGGGCGAGATGCGCCACATGCGGCTGGTGCATTCCGACGCCGGGCCGAGCGAAATGCATCTCGAATATCACATTCCCACCCGCGGCATCATGGGATTGAAGAACATTCTCCTCGCCAAGACGCGAGGCACGGTGATCATGCATCACGTGTTCAAGTCCTACGAAGCGGCGGACGAACAAGACTTGCTCATTACGCCCCATGGATCGCTCTGCGCCTTCGAAGACGGAGTCAGCACCGCCTACGCCCTGTTCATGACACAGGAACGCGGCGTGATGTTCATCGGCCCCGGTGTCGAGGTGTACCGCGGAATGGTCGTCGGCGAGAACAGCCGTGACGAAGATCTCGACGTCAACGTCTGCAAGGAGAAGCATCTCTCGAATATGCGGGCCTCCGGATCGGACGAGGCCTTGATCCTGACGCCCCCCAGGGAAATGTCGCTGGAGTTCGCCCTGGAGTACATCGGGCAGGATGAATTGGTCGAGGTCACGCCTCAGAACCTTCGTATCCGAAAACGGTTGCTGAACCCCGAAGATCGCCGCAAGGCCCGTAAGGCCGGAAAATGA
- a CDS encoding redoxin domain-containing protein: protein MSDVAPEIKVGDTAPDFNLKDQDQKDVKLSDFRGKKNVVLAFYPLDWSPVCQGENKCLTDDFPKFQNANAELFGVSCDSFFSHKAWADSMDLKHRLLSDVHRTTAKAYGLYFEPLNCSKRATVIVDKNGKVAYVKVQEIKVAREDKDILAELAKLS from the coding sequence ATGAGCGACGTAGCCCCCGAAATCAAGGTTGGAGATACGGCCCCGGATTTCAACCTCAAGGACCAGGACCAGAAGGACGTGAAGCTCAGCGACTTCCGCGGCAAGAAAAACGTGGTGCTCGCGTTCTATCCGCTGGACTGGAGCCCCGTGTGCCAGGGTGAGAACAAGTGCCTGACGGACGATTTCCCCAAGTTCCAGAACGCGAACGCCGAGTTGTTCGGCGTCAGCTGCGACAGCTTCTTCTCGCACAAGGCTTGGGCCGATTCGATGGACCTCAAGCACCGGCTGCTCTCGGACGTCCATCGCACCACGGCGAAAGCCTACGGTCTGTACTTCGAGCCGTTGAACTGCTCCAAGCGGGCGACGGTGATCGTGGACAAGAACGGCAAGGTCGCCTATGTGAAAGTGCAGGAGATCAAGGTTGCGCGCGAGGACAAGGACATTCTCGCCGAGTTGGCAAAGCTCAGCTAA
- a CDS encoding thioredoxin family protein gives MSGTVLDVSDENYKDFVNGPGSVVAYGLATCEPCKTYDPILEEIAARFPTVKVGKAKMHVPGRCREIKKTHVFETYPTTHLFANGKLLLTREGVIEPAELAALISDHLLPS, from the coding sequence ATGTCTGGAACAGTTCTCGACGTCAGCGACGAAAACTACAAGGACTTCGTAAACGGCCCCGGCTCGGTGGTCGCGTATGGTCTGGCGACCTGCGAACCTTGCAAGACCTACGATCCGATCCTGGAAGAGATCGCCGCGCGCTTTCCGACCGTCAAAGTCGGCAAGGCCAAAATGCACGTGCCTGGCCGGTGCCGAGAAATCAAGAAAACCCACGTCTTCGAGACCTATCCCACGACTCATTTGTTTGCCAACGGCAAGCTGCTCCTGACTCGCGAAGGAGTCATCGAGCCGGCCGAACTCGCCGCCTTGATCTCGGACCATCTGCTTCCGTCATAA
- a CDS encoding ATP-binding protein has translation MSSSEHPRYDARALLNSQPVSVAVINPATYRVEFQNETGLKTFGDIAGKVCYEKIASCVSPCSFCRMSEALATDSVVSQEVALPGDKHLLIHWSKVAAADGPTHVIETIVDITEHKRTEHALRQSQKLEAVGRLAGGIAHDFNNLMMVVIGHAHRVLQQLGGHPARQELERISQAGMRAAALTKKLLTFSRQQVFEPKELPVNQVIREMEDILRQLIGEQIQTVVVLHPHTGHALVDPVQLGQVVMNLVLNARDAMPDGGLLNIETDNAELDEEFARLHPGARRGSYVKIVVRDAGCGMSAETMSRIFEPFFTTKGPDKGTGLGLATAYGIVKQSQGYIEVTSELGRGSRFCVYFPRVGQPVMEAPPQKKETHASAAQEMILVVEDEESIRKLVAAILQDQGYHVLSAVDGIEALQRLQTLKGRCDLIITDVIMPRMKSAAFVEGVKAMRPETRVLYMSGYAGDTLQVNGVAEGVPFLQKPFLPNTLIEKVHELLQAGAAR, from the coding sequence ATGTCATCCAGCGAACATCCACGATACGACGCCCGTGCGCTGCTGAACTCGCAACCGGTCAGCGTGGCGGTCATCAACCCGGCGACCTATCGCGTTGAATTTCAGAATGAGACGGGCCTCAAGACGTTCGGCGATATCGCCGGCAAGGTCTGCTACGAGAAGATTGCCTCGTGCGTCTCCCCTTGTTCCTTTTGCCGCATGTCGGAGGCCCTGGCCACCGACTCGGTCGTCTCCCAGGAAGTGGCCCTGCCGGGCGACAAGCATCTCCTGATCCATTGGTCGAAAGTTGCGGCGGCCGATGGACCCACTCACGTGATCGAGACGATCGTCGACATCACCGAACACAAGCGAACCGAGCATGCCCTGCGCCAGTCGCAGAAGTTGGAGGCCGTGGGACGGCTGGCCGGCGGGATCGCGCATGATTTCAACAACCTCATGATGGTGGTCATCGGGCATGCCCATCGCGTCCTGCAGCAGCTCGGCGGACACCCGGCGCGGCAGGAACTGGAACGGATCAGCCAGGCCGGCATGCGGGCGGCAGCCTTGACGAAGAAGCTCCTGACCTTCAGCCGGCAGCAAGTGTTCGAGCCGAAGGAACTTCCCGTCAACCAAGTGATCCGTGAGATGGAAGATATTCTCCGGCAATTAATCGGGGAACAGATTCAGACCGTCGTCGTTCTCCACCCCCATACGGGGCATGCGCTCGTCGACCCCGTGCAACTCGGGCAGGTGGTCATGAACCTAGTCTTGAACGCCCGCGATGCGATGCCGGACGGAGGCTTGCTCAACATCGAAACCGACAATGCCGAATTGGACGAGGAGTTCGCCCGGCTGCATCCCGGGGCCAGACGGGGCTCCTATGTCAAAATCGTGGTACGGGACGCGGGATGCGGCATGAGCGCCGAGACGATGTCCCGTATTTTCGAGCCGTTCTTCACGACGAAAGGGCCGGACAAAGGGACCGGCCTGGGGTTGGCCACGGCGTACGGCATCGTGAAGCAAAGTCAGGGGTATATCGAGGTCACGAGCGAGCTGGGGCGCGGCTCCCGGTTTTGCGTCTATTTCCCGCGTGTCGGGCAGCCGGTCATGGAGGCCCCGCCGCAGAAAAAAGAGACGCATGCGTCCGCGGCCCAGGAAATGATTCTGGTGGTGGAAGACGAGGAAAGCATCCGAAAACTCGTCGCGGCCATTCTGCAGGATCAGGGATATCACGTGCTGTCGGCCGTCGACGGCATCGAAGCGCTGCAGCGGTTGCAGACGTTGAAAGGTCGCTGCGACCTGATCATCACCGACGTGATCATGCCCAGGATGAAGAGCGCCGCCTTCGTCGAAGGCGTGAAGGCCATGAGGCCGGAAACCAGAGTGCTGTATATGTCCGGTTATGCGGGCGACACGTTGCAGGTCAACGGCGTCGCCGAGGGTGTCCCGTTCCTTCAGAAGCCGTTCCTGCCCAATACGCTCATCGAGAAGGTCCACGAACTCCTGCAAGCCGGCGCGGCGCGCTGA
- a CDS encoding di-heme oxidoredictase family protein — translation MLSPTPQWTRLLAISVVMVSVSAGFLLQDGHSQTARITARDPGVRTGPAGSGQMLSGLTALEQRLFSNSRAVFQEVQSVQGTIANTEAGLGPRFNLDSCAGCHSNPDVGGSSPAVNPQVDVAKKEGAVNEIPSFIKRDGPIREARFKLGPGGTPDGGVQALFTITGRHDAAGCSLPQPDFRTAVAARNVIFRIPTPLFGSGLIEAIDDDTILANIAANSPTKQSLGIVGRANRTTGHPNTSGNDGTITRFGWKAQNKSLEVFSGEAYNVEQGITNDLFPHEREELKSCYFNATPESSTHYEALDPIEVPSDVVKFAVFMRLLAAPTPAADTDTVTRGRKLFGDTGCAFCHTPTLHTGKAVVASLRNKEANLYSDLVLHNMGTGLADDVSQGAARGDEFRTAPLWGLGKRVFFLHDGRTKDLLEAIQAHASGGNGQYAASEANQVIAQFNRLNEIDKQHLLNFLRSL, via the coding sequence ATGCTATCTCCTACACCACAGTGGACGCGGTTGCTGGCAATCTCGGTCGTGATGGTTTCCGTCTCTGCCGGGTTTCTTTTGCAAGACGGGCATTCTCAAACCGCGCGGATCACCGCCCGGGATCCGGGCGTGCGAACCGGGCCGGCCGGTTCGGGACAAATGCTTTCCGGCCTGACTGCGTTGGAGCAGCGGCTGTTTTCCAATTCCCGGGCGGTATTTCAGGAAGTTCAATCCGTACAAGGCACGATTGCCAACACGGAAGCGGGGCTCGGCCCGCGCTTCAACCTGGACAGTTGTGCGGGGTGCCACTCGAATCCCGATGTGGGCGGCAGCAGCCCCGCGGTGAACCCTCAAGTCGACGTCGCCAAGAAAGAAGGCGCCGTGAACGAAATCCCGTCCTTCATCAAGCGCGACGGGCCGATTCGAGAAGCCCGATTCAAGTTGGGACCCGGCGGCACTCCCGACGGAGGCGTGCAAGCGCTGTTCACCATCACCGGCCGCCACGACGCGGCGGGCTGCAGTCTGCCTCAGCCGGACTTTCGCACCGCCGTCGCGGCCCGCAACGTCATCTTTCGCATCCCGACCCCGCTGTTTGGGTCCGGATTGATCGAGGCGATCGATGACGACACGATTCTCGCCAACATCGCGGCGAATAGTCCCACGAAACAATCGTTGGGTATCGTAGGACGTGCGAATCGGACGACGGGACATCCGAACACGAGCGGCAACGACGGCACAATCACGCGATTCGGCTGGAAAGCCCAGAACAAATCACTCGAAGTCTTCTCGGGAGAGGCCTACAACGTCGAACAAGGCATCACGAACGACCTGTTTCCCCACGAGCGGGAGGAATTGAAGTCCTGCTACTTCAACGCGACGCCCGAAAGCTCGACCCACTATGAGGCGCTCGATCCGATCGAGGTCCCGAGCGACGTCGTCAAGTTCGCCGTCTTCATGCGGCTGCTCGCCGCCCCGACTCCGGCGGCTGATACGGACACGGTGACCCGGGGGCGCAAGCTGTTCGGCGACACGGGGTGCGCGTTCTGTCATACGCCGACGCTGCACACCGGAAAAGCAGTCGTGGCCTCCTTGAGGAACAAGGAGGCCAATCTCTACTCCGATTTGGTCCTGCACAACATGGGCACCGGGCTGGCCGACGACGTCAGCCAAGGGGCGGCACGGGGCGACGAGTTCCGTACGGCACCGCTCTGGGGGCTCGGCAAACGCGTCTTCTTCCTGCACGACGGCCGGACGAAGGACCTGCTGGAGGCCATTCAGGCCCACGCCAGTGGCGGCAACGGTCAGTATGCCGCGTCGGAAGCCAATCAGGTGATCGCCCAGTTCAATCGGCTCAACGAGATCGACAAACAGCATCTGCTGAACTTCCTGAGGTCCCTGTAG
- a CDS encoding 6-carboxytetrahydropterin synthase: protein MAPVLLTKRIEFAAAHRYFRPEWDEAKNRAVFGRCYNPPAHGHNYMLEVTVSGGVDPQTGMVINLFDLKRVLLGMIEEFDHKNLNLDMSYFTDRIPTSENLARVLWTKLEPQSDIGTLHAIRLYEDEDLFAEITAAGGLDIAGVTRRYSFTAVQEGHQGRQWDCFVTVQGPIDPKTGMVVDIAALNLLVQEHVLAKLDCRDLRDVFGRTSVTGQSLVEFIWTSLVSRIPSGKLAHLQVVHSRDLSFSCSA from the coding sequence ATGGCCCCCGTTCTTTTGACAAAACGAATCGAATTCGCGGCCGCACACCGGTATTTCCGGCCTGAATGGGACGAGGCCAAGAATCGCGCGGTGTTCGGGCGCTGCTACAATCCTCCCGCCCACGGCCACAACTACATGCTCGAAGTCACCGTGTCGGGCGGCGTGGACCCCCAGACCGGGATGGTCATCAACCTCTTCGATCTCAAACGCGTGTTGCTGGGTATGATCGAGGAGTTCGATCACAAGAATCTCAATCTCGACATGTCCTACTTCACCGACCGGATTCCGACGTCGGAGAACCTGGCGCGGGTGCTGTGGACCAAGCTCGAGCCTCAATCCGACATCGGTACGCTGCATGCCATCCGGCTCTATGAGGATGAGGATCTCTTTGCGGAAATCACCGCAGCCGGCGGGTTGGATATCGCCGGCGTCACGCGGCGCTACTCTTTCACCGCCGTGCAGGAAGGCCATCAAGGCCGGCAGTGGGATTGTTTCGTGACGGTTCAAGGGCCCATCGATCCCAAGACCGGAATGGTCGTCGACATCGCGGCGCTGAATCTATTGGTGCAGGAGCACGTCCTTGCAAAGTTGGACTGCCGGGATCTCCGCGACGTCTTCGGACGAACGTCCGTGACCGGTCAGTCGCTCGTCGAATTCATCTGGACATCCCTCGTGTCGCGCATTCCATCCGGCAAACTTGCCCATCTGCAGGTCGTCCACTCCCGCGATCTTTCCTTCAGTTGCTCGGCATAA